The Prevotella melaninogenica genome window below encodes:
- a CDS encoding low molecular weight protein-tyrosine-phosphatase — translation MYNQLNDSNKINILFICLGNICRSPAAHAVMQHLVEERGCADRYMIDSAGIGNWHVGQLPDKRMREHGRQRGYSVDHRARQFDARKDFELFDKIVVMDEDNYRNITSQAPNEAAREKVVRMADFFTQHPSATCVPDPYYGDAEDFNLALDLIEDGCEGILNTI, via the coding sequence ATGTATAACCAATTGAACGACAGTAATAAAATAAATATCCTTTTTATTTGCTTAGGTAATATTTGTCGCTCTCCGGCTGCGCATGCTGTGATGCAACATCTTGTTGAGGAACGAGGCTGTGCAGACCGATATATGATTGATTCTGCGGGAATTGGTAATTGGCACGTTGGACAGTTACCTGATAAGCGCATGCGTGAACATGGTAGACAGCGTGGATATAGTGTTGACCACCGTGCTCGTCAATTCGATGCGCGTAAAGACTTTGAACTATTCGATAAGATTGTCGTAATGGACGAGGATAATTATCGTAATATTACGTCTCAGGCACCTAATGAAGCGGCACGAGAAAAGGTTGTACGAATGGCAGATTTCTTTACTCAACATCCTTCTGCTACTTGTGTTCCTGATCCTTATTATGGTGATGCTGAAGATTTTAACTTAGCTCTTGATTTAATAGAAGACGGTTGTGAGGGTATTCTTAATACTATCTAA
- a CDS encoding phospholipase D family protein, whose translation MELITNETSLNAHFNKLICSFKHVCIAVAWATDQCSMYDVLCQNESKIEKMIVGLNFTRTTPKFINRFKSNENVHFLELRSHTFHPKFYFFYNNSSDWSLIIGSSNFTGGGFGLNMEACVLINSEDKQNDFYKQCTDYINNVWEQSARLTSDDFKKYKAKFKKQKKEHLYDKYKFPLTKYGAIIDSLSWEEYVRRVMKDKDGVEVRCQILKKAHEFFNKYSSFKDFPDNERKCVAGIQRELPGMEDVDWGFFGTCFGNGIFTKAIIDNNTKLVEAIDVIPLEGEVTAEQYKKYCSIWKKEFKEPVALASRLLAMKRPDLFVCINSRNRKLLCNEFAISQSSLSMDSYWDEIVSRIQTSVWYKDSCPKSHSEKEICQYMAAMLDSIYYQKDN comes from the coding sequence ATGGAATTAATAACCAATGAAACATCATTGAATGCGCATTTCAATAAACTAATTTGTTCATTTAAGCATGTTTGTATAGCTGTAGCATGGGCAACTGACCAATGCTCCATGTATGATGTACTATGTCAGAATGAAAGTAAGATAGAAAAGATGATTGTCGGATTGAATTTCACACGTACAACTCCAAAATTCATAAACAGGTTCAAGTCTAATGAGAATGTTCATTTCCTTGAATTACGTTCACATACTTTTCATCCTAAATTTTACTTCTTCTACAATAATTCTTCTGATTGGAGTTTAATAATTGGTAGTTCAAACTTCACAGGGGGAGGATTTGGATTAAACATGGAAGCATGCGTTCTTATAAACAGCGAAGACAAACAAAATGACTTTTATAAGCAATGTACTGACTATATCAACAATGTTTGGGAACAATCAGCTCGGCTTACCTCAGATGATTTTAAAAAGTATAAAGCAAAATTTAAAAAACAGAAGAAAGAGCATCTTTATGACAAATACAAGTTTCCTCTTACCAAGTATGGTGCAATCATAGATTCGCTTAGTTGGGAAGAGTATGTTAGGAGGGTGATGAAAGATAAAGATGGCGTAGAAGTTCGATGTCAAATTCTGAAGAAAGCGCATGAGTTTTTTAACAAGTATAGTTCGTTTAAGGATTTCCCAGATAACGAAAGGAAATGTGTTGCGGGCATTCAACGTGAGCTACCTGGTATGGAAGATGTAGACTGGGGATTCTTTGGTACTTGTTTTGGCAATGGTATATTTACGAAGGCTATCATTGATAACAATACAAAACTTGTTGAGGCTATTGATGTTATACCCTTAGAAGGTGAGGTTACAGCTGAACAGTATAAGAAGTATTGTTCTATATGGAAGAAAGAATTTAAAGAACCTGTGGCACTTGCTTCACGCCTTCTTGCAATGAAACGCCCTGACTTATTTGTATGTATCAATAGCCGTAATAGGAAGTTACTATGCAATGAATTTGCCATTTCTCAATCATCGTTATCAATGGATTCTTATTGGGATGAAATCGTTTCTCGAATACAAACTTCTGTATGGTATAAAGATAGCTGTCCAAAATCTCATTCTGAAAAAGAAATTTGTCAGTATATGGCAGCAATGCTTGATAGTATTTACTATCAAAAAGATAATTGA
- a CDS encoding gliding motility-associated C-terminal domain-containing protein, which translates to MKQYKFRLLGMMVSMLFSSIAWAQDCQPSGKYTDANGETNTIAAGDTYVGSAPLTIEFSANPPTTKDAATHYEWHFFNQQNPRSAFLIRYDENTEYTFTEAGTTRVVLYEILNGDTTRYNAISFSISESSLQMPNAFSPNGDGINDIYRAKPGYKSIVEFKAIIFNRWGQKIYEWNDPAGGWDGKYKGKDVAQGTYFVNVTAKGADGKEFHIRRDVNLLRGYTQSTR; encoded by the coding sequence ATGAAACAATATAAATTTAGACTATTGGGGATGATGGTGTCTATGCTTTTCTCTTCTATAGCATGGGCACAAGATTGCCAACCCTCAGGTAAATATACCGATGCAAATGGTGAAACCAATACAATTGCCGCAGGTGACACTTATGTTGGTTCAGCTCCTTTGACGATTGAGTTCTCAGCCAATCCACCTACAACAAAGGACGCAGCAACCCATTACGAATGGCATTTCTTCAATCAACAGAATCCTCGCTCGGCTTTTCTTATCCGTTATGATGAGAATACCGAATACACCTTTACAGAGGCAGGAACAACGAGAGTAGTGCTTTATGAAATCCTGAATGGTGACACCACACGCTACAACGCTATTAGTTTCTCCATCAGTGAGAGTAGCCTACAGATGCCTAATGCTTTCTCACCCAATGGAGATGGTATCAATGATATCTATCGTGCAAAGCCTGGATATAAGAGTATTGTAGAGTTTAAAGCTATCATCTTTAACCGTTGGGGACAAAAGATATACGAATGGAACGACCCTGCTGGTGGCTGGGATGGTAAGTATAAAGGCAAAGATGTTGCCCAAGGGACTTACTTTGTCAATGTAACCGCCAAAGGAGCTGACGGCAAAGAGTTCCACATTCGACGAGATGTTAACCTCCTCAGAGGTTACACACAGTCGACGAGGTGA
- the uvrA gene encoding excinuclease ABC subunit UvrA, which produces MNEKIEVFGARVHNLKNVDITIPRNSLTVFTGLSGSGKSSLAFDTIFAEGQRRYIETFSAYARNFLGNMERPDVDKITGLSPVISIEQKTTNKNPRSTVGTTTEIYDYLRLLFARAGEAYSYMSGEKMVKYTEEKVVDMIMSDYQDRKIYILSPLVRNRKGHYRELFEQMRRKGYLYIRVDGEIQELTRGMKVDRYKNHNIEVVIDKMKLGGTENNTLRERLAKTVSTAMKQGEGLIMILDNERDEAKYFSKRLMDPVTGIAYKDPAPNIFSFNSPEGACPQCKGLGVIDEIDLKKVIPDDKQDIYSGAIVPLGKYKNQMIFWQIDALLKKHNCDLKTPVKDIPKEAMDEVLYGSLEKLKIAKELVHTTSDYFVSFDGIIKYLRTVMENDDSSAGKKWADQFIAEAQCPECHGHRLNREALSYKIWGKNIADLAEMDINELKDWVDHVEEHMSEKQRTIAVEIIKEIRKRINFLLDVGLDYLALNRQSATLSGGESQRIRLATQIGSQLVNVLYILDEPSIGLHQRDNERLINSLKELRDMGNTVIVVEHDEDMMRAADWIVDIGPKAGRKGGEVVFQGKPADMLKTHTLTAQYLNGERAIELPKERREGNGKTIQLTGCKGNNLKDVNVTFPLGELIVVTGVSGSGKSTLINETLQPILSQHFYRSLKRPMPYGKIEGIDNIDKVVNVDQSPIGRTPRSNPATYTGVFSDIRQLFVNLPEAKIRGYKPGRFSFNVKGGRCETCGGNGYKTIEMNFLPDVMVPCEVCHGKRYNRETLEVRFKGKSIADVLDMTVNMAVEFFENVPQILPKIKALQDVGLGYIKLGQSSTTLSGGESQRVKLATELAKRDTGKTLYILDEPTTGLHFEDIRILMDVLQKLVDRGNTVIIIEHNLDVIKLADYIIDMGPEGGRGGGRMLSCGTPEVVAKNKESYTSRFLAKVLK; this is translated from the coding sequence ATGAATGAGAAAATAGAAGTCTTCGGAGCCAGAGTACATAATCTGAAGAATGTAGACATAACCATCCCTCGTAACTCACTTACCGTCTTCACTGGACTATCTGGTTCAGGAAAGAGTTCGCTTGCATTCGATACTATCTTCGCCGAAGGTCAGCGTCGATACATTGAAACTTTCTCTGCTTACGCACGCAACTTCCTTGGAAACATGGAGCGTCCAGACGTAGATAAGATTACAGGACTATCCCCTGTCATCTCCATTGAACAGAAAACAACAAATAAAAACCCTCGCTCTACCGTTGGTACAACTACAGAGATATATGACTACCTCCGCCTTCTCTTTGCACGTGCAGGTGAGGCATACTCTTATATGAGCGGTGAAAAGATGGTGAAATACACTGAGGAAAAAGTGGTGGACATGATTATGTCTGATTATCAAGACCGCAAGATATATATTCTCTCGCCACTTGTTCGCAACCGTAAAGGTCATTATCGTGAGCTCTTTGAGCAGATGCGACGCAAGGGATACTTGTATATTCGTGTCGATGGAGAGATACAAGAGCTAACACGTGGTATGAAGGTTGATCGCTACAAGAACCATAATATCGAGGTTGTTATCGACAAGATGAAACTCGGTGGTACGGAGAATAACACGCTACGTGAGCGTTTGGCAAAGACCGTTTCAACGGCAATGAAGCAGGGAGAAGGCTTGATAATGATTCTTGATAACGAACGAGACGAAGCCAAGTACTTCTCTAAACGACTGATGGACCCTGTTACGGGCATCGCTTATAAAGACCCTGCACCAAACATCTTCTCATTCAACTCACCCGAAGGAGCCTGTCCACAGTGTAAAGGTTTGGGTGTGATTGATGAGATTGACTTGAAGAAAGTGATTCCTGATGACAAACAAGACATTTATAGTGGTGCAATAGTTCCTTTAGGGAAATACAAGAACCAGATGATTTTCTGGCAGATAGACGCTCTCTTAAAGAAGCATAATTGCGACCTTAAGACTCCAGTCAAGGATATACCAAAGGAAGCTATGGACGAGGTTTTGTATGGTTCTTTGGAAAAGTTGAAGATTGCTAAAGAGCTTGTACACACCACCTCCGATTACTTTGTGTCCTTTGATGGTATCATTAAGTATCTCCGTACGGTTATGGAGAACGATGATTCCTCAGCTGGAAAGAAGTGGGCTGACCAGTTCATAGCCGAAGCACAATGTCCAGAATGTCATGGTCATCGTTTAAATCGTGAGGCTCTATCCTATAAGATATGGGGTAAAAACATTGCTGACCTTGCTGAAATGGATATCAACGAGTTGAAAGACTGGGTTGATCATGTTGAGGAACACATGAGCGAGAAGCAGCGTACTATCGCCGTTGAAATCATAAAGGAGATTCGTAAACGTATAAACTTTCTACTCGATGTGGGCCTTGATTACCTTGCATTAAACCGTCAAAGTGCTACGCTTTCTGGTGGTGAGAGTCAACGTATTCGCCTTGCAACACAGATTGGTTCACAACTTGTTAACGTGCTCTACATTCTCGATGAGCCTTCTATTGGTCTTCATCAACGTGATAACGAGCGTCTCATAAACTCTCTGAAAGAGTTACGTGACATGGGAAATACGGTTATCGTTGTTGAACACGACGAAGACATGATGCGTGCTGCGGACTGGATTGTAGACATCGGACCAAAAGCTGGACGCAAAGGTGGTGAGGTTGTCTTCCAAGGGAAGCCTGCAGACATGCTCAAGACACACACACTCACAGCACAATACCTGAATGGTGAACGTGCCATTGAACTTCCTAAGGAGCGCAGAGAAGGAAATGGAAAGACCATACAACTCACAGGTTGTAAGGGTAATAACCTAAAAGACGTGAACGTTACCTTCCCACTTGGCGAACTAATTGTCGTCACTGGTGTGTCTGGTTCAGGAAAGAGTACACTCATCAATGAGACTTTACAGCCTATACTTTCACAACACTTCTATCGCTCTCTGAAACGTCCTATGCCTTACGGAAAGATTGAAGGCATTGACAACATTGATAAAGTGGTGAACGTTGACCAAAGTCCTATTGGTCGTACTCCACGCAGTAACCCTGCAACTTATACAGGCGTGTTCTCTGATATCCGCCAACTCTTCGTCAATCTTCCCGAAGCTAAGATTCGTGGTTATAAGCCTGGACGATTCTCTTTCAATGTAAAGGGGGGACGCTGTGAGACCTGTGGCGGTAATGGTTACAAAACCATCGAAATGAACTTCCTGCCTGATGTGATGGTACCTTGTGAGGTTTGCCACGGCAAACGCTATAACCGTGAAACCCTTGAAGTACGCTTCAAAGGTAAGTCTATTGCTGATGTGCTCGACATGACTGTCAACATGGCGGTAGAGTTCTTTGAGAACGTACCACAAATCCTGCCGAAGATCAAGGCATTACAGGATGTTGGCTTGGGCTATATCAAGCTTGGACAAAGTTCCACCACCCTCTCTGGTGGTGAGAGTCAGCGTGTCAAACTTGCAACCGAACTTGCAAAACGTGACACTGGTAAGACACTTTACATCCTTGATGAGCCTACTACAGGTCTTCACTTTGAAGATATACGTATCTTAATGGACGTATTACAGAAACTTGTTGACCGTGGCAACACCGTTATCATCATCGAACACAACCTCGATGTCATCAAACTTGCAGACTACATCATTGACATGGGACCAGAAGGTGGTCGTGGTGGCGGTCGCATGTTGAGCTGTGGTACACCAGAGGTTGTGGCAAAAAACAAAGAGAGCTACACTTCTCGCTTCCTTGCTAAAGTACTAAAGTAA
- a CDS encoding patatin-like phospholipase family protein produces MKKGLVLEGGAMRGLFSAGVMDVLMENNIWPDGVIGVSAGAAFGCNMKSKQAGRVLRYNQKLANDWRYASLRSLLTTGDYYGGEYAYHYMPRHIDYFDVDTFRENPMEFWAVCTNVGTGKAEYKRLMEVDNNCLEYIRASASMPIAARIVTVEGKKLLDGGIADSIPLRFFQEQGYERNLVVLTQPEDFVKEPNSLMPLMRMWLHRHPRVVKALEQRHIMYNEQLAYVREEEKKPNTLVLRPKAKLTIGHFSHDPAMMQTTYYQGREVALKHLNEIKELFGVSEVK; encoded by the coding sequence ATGAAGAAAGGACTTGTATTAGAAGGAGGAGCCATGCGTGGATTGTTTTCTGCTGGTGTAATGGATGTTCTGATGGAAAATAACATATGGCCTGATGGCGTTATTGGCGTTTCAGCGGGTGCGGCTTTTGGTTGTAATATGAAGTCAAAGCAGGCAGGACGAGTGCTCAGATACAATCAAAAGTTGGCAAACGACTGGCGTTATGCTTCTTTGCGTTCACTCTTAACAACAGGTGATTACTATGGTGGTGAATATGCTTACCATTATATGCCTCGACATATTGATTACTTCGATGTTGATACCTTCCGTGAGAATCCAATGGAGTTTTGGGCTGTATGTACAAACGTTGGGACTGGCAAGGCTGAATACAAGCGACTGATGGAGGTTGATAATAATTGTTTAGAGTATATTCGTGCCTCTGCATCTATGCCTATTGCAGCTCGTATTGTGACGGTAGAAGGTAAGAAACTTTTGGATGGTGGCATTGCTGATTCTATCCCTCTCCGCTTCTTTCAGGAGCAAGGCTATGAGCGTAATTTGGTTGTTCTTACTCAACCAGAGGACTTTGTGAAAGAGCCAAACTCACTGATGCCTCTTATGCGTATGTGGTTGCATCGTCATCCCCGTGTCGTAAAAGCTTTGGAGCAACGCCATATCATGTATAATGAGCAGTTAGCATACGTTCGTGAAGAAGAAAAGAAGCCTAATACCTTAGTGCTTCGTCCTAAAGCAAAACTAACAATAGGACATTTCTCACACGACCCAGCAATGATGCAAACTACCTATTATCAGGGTAGGGAAGTAGCTTTAAAACATCTAAACGAGATAAAGGAATTGTTTGGAGTAAGTGAGGTAAAATAA
- a CDS encoding AGE family epimerase/isomerase, whose amino-acid sequence MDKKEYLRSWAETYKNDLTNNIMPFWLNHGWDKENGGIYTCLDRDGSLMDTTKSVWFQGRWAFICAFAYNNVEKNQEWLEASKSAIDFIEKHCFDEDGHMYFEVTAEGKPLRKRRYVFSETFAAIAFAEYSLATGDKHYAERALQVFHDAQRFLSTPGFLPAKYEAGVEMQSHSIIMILINVGSRLRAVIDDPTLTQQIDESISLLRRYFMHPEFKALLETVGPKGEFIDTNATRTINPGHCIETAWFIMEEAKLRNWDKDLLDTALTIFDWSWDWGWDKQYGGIINFRDCRNLPPQDYSQDMKFWWPQCETIIASLYAYLGTGDEEYLYRHQRISEWTYAHFPDQDYPEWYGYLHRDGTVAQPAKGNIFKGPFHVPRMMIKGYMLCQEILKTME is encoded by the coding sequence ATGGATAAGAAAGAATACTTACGTTCATGGGCTGAAACCTACAAGAACGACCTAACAAACAACATTATGCCTTTCTGGTTGAACCATGGTTGGGACAAGGAGAATGGCGGTATATACACCTGCTTGGATCGTGATGGATCATTGATGGACACGACCAAGTCGGTGTGGTTTCAAGGACGATGGGCCTTCATCTGCGCTTTTGCATACAATAATGTAGAGAAGAATCAGGAATGGCTTGAGGCATCAAAGTCTGCCATTGACTTCATTGAGAAGCATTGCTTTGACGAGGATGGACACATGTATTTTGAGGTAACAGCAGAGGGTAAACCACTGCGTAAGCGTCGCTATGTTTTCTCAGAGACTTTCGCTGCAATAGCTTTTGCCGAATATTCTTTGGCTACAGGTGATAAGCATTATGCAGAAAGAGCGTTGCAGGTATTCCACGATGCACAGCGTTTCCTCTCTACCCCGGGCTTCCTTCCAGCTAAATATGAGGCAGGTGTAGAGATGCAGAGCCACTCTATCATTATGATTCTCATCAACGTTGGCTCACGTCTGCGTGCAGTGATTGACGACCCAACACTAACCCAGCAGATTGACGAGTCTATCTCGTTGCTCCGTCGCTACTTCATGCACCCAGAGTTTAAGGCATTACTTGAAACAGTCGGCCCAAAGGGAGAGTTCATTGATACTAATGCAACACGTACTATCAACCCTGGTCATTGTATTGAAACTGCATGGTTTATCATGGAGGAAGCTAAGTTGCGCAACTGGGATAAAGACTTACTCGACACCGCCCTCACTATCTTCGATTGGTCATGGGACTGGGGATGGGACAAGCAATATGGCGGTATCATCAACTTCAGAGACTGCCGTAACCTCCCACCACAGGACTACTCACAGGATATGAAGTTCTGGTGGCCACAGTGCGAGACAATCATTGCCTCCCTCTATGCTTACCTTGGAACAGGCGATGAGGAGTATCTCTATCGTCATCAGCGTATTAGCGAGTGGACATACGCTCACTTCCCTGACCAAGACTATCCTGAGTGGTACGGTTACCTACATCGTGACGGAACCGTTGCACAGCCTGCAAAGGGTAATATCTTCAAGGGTCCGTTCCACGTTCCACGTATGATGATTAAGGGCTATATGCTCTGTCAGGAGATATTGAAGACTATGGAATAG